CCTGCAGAGAAAGAAGTTTTCACTCTGAAGCGTGGGAAGAACATGGTGGACCTGTCATCTTTCTCGGGAATAGTTAGTTTTGAGCTTGAAAAGGTGGTCGGAGGAAAAGTTAGGATAGAACTCCGTTAAGAGCCGCCCTGACCAAGGACGTTGTTCCAGGAGTAGCTTGACTCTATGAGCTCTGCCACCGTGAGTTTCTTCTCCCCTTTTATCTCCGGCTCTAACTCCCCAAGGGCCTTCAGTAGTTCCTCCCTCGAGAGAACGTCCTCATCGAAGATCACAAAGCCGTTCTTGGCATAGCCGTTGAGGAATATCCTCCATACTCCAAGCTCCTTCTCAAGCTCGTACTGCTTTATAGTGGCCTTCTCCCAGTTGATGTTCCCGAACTTCAGGTCGAGCCTCACGAGTTCCTTATCTGGCTTGACGCTCATTCCCACCACCTCATGCCTTCGTCTTTATCGTTCCGAAGTAGTCCTCGATGTCGATGTAGGTCTTCCTGTAAAGCTCGCTGTTCT
The DNA window shown above is from Thermococcus sp. and carries:
- a CDS encoding DUF3213 domain-containing protein is translated as MSVKPDKELVRLDLKFGNINWEKATIKQYELEKELGVWRIFLNGYAKNGFVIFDEDVLSREELLKALGELEPEIKGEKKLTVAELIESSYSWNNVLGQGGS